The genome window ttgtacgCTGTACCGTTAAGATcttccttcactggaactcaggggcccgaaccatgaaaaacagcccccgaccaccattcctcctccactaaactaCAGTTGGCaactatgcattggggtaggtagtgttctcctggcatccaccaaacccagattcctccatcggacagccagatggtgaagcatgattcatcactccagacaacgcgtttccactgctccagagtccaatggcggtgagctttacaccactccaggcgACGcgtggcattgtgcatggtgttgttaggcttgtgtgcggctgctcggccatggaaacccatttcatgaagctcccgacgaacagttattgtgctggcgttgctttcagaggcagtttggaactcggtagggagtgttgcaaccaagaacAGACGATTTTTAAGTGCTACACGCTTCAGAACTCGgccgtcccgttctgtgagttgtatggcctaccacttcgcggctgagccgttgttgctcctagacgtttccacttcacaataacagcacttacagttgaccggggcagctctagcagggcagaaatttgacgaacttgttggaaaggttgcatcctatgacggtgccacgttaaaagtcactgtgctcttcagtaaggccattctactgtcaatgtttgtctatggaaattgcatggctgtgtgctcaattttatacaccggttaccaacggatgtggctgaaatagccgaatccactaatttgaaggggtgtccacatacttttggccatgtagtgtaactGGCTTGTAATCTTGGAAGTGTAGCCAACCTTATTAATAGATGTAATAATTGTTATGTAAAGCTCAACTATTTGTCGGGTTAATTTAGACTTGGCTTGTGATGTCATGAGATCAAGATCAAATTAAACTATCCTCGATTTACAGATGAGATTAAAAGATTCATACAAACATTCGACGGTAAAAGGTTTCAGAATCGTTGACGTCTTTCTCTCGTCTCATTGACTACCCACCTCCTCCACCTGGCCGTCCTCTCCATCTTTTTCCTTTTCTTCATCTTCCTCCTCGTCAtactcttcctcctcatcttcttcCTCTGAGGACGTGTCCCCCGCTCCGTCCACCTGCAGCATCATAGcaggctgctgctgttgctgtggACCTCCTGGTGCAGCTCCGCCCTGGACCTGTTGAACTTGTTGGACCTGCTGCTGGATCTGCTGCACCTGACCGGGCTGGCCTGTCATCTGCATTACCTAAAGAGAGGGATGGGTTGAGAAGGGTAGGTTAGTGAGAGATGGTTGAATGTGGGATGGGGGATGGGGTGTTCAGCAGAGTAATCATGATCGTCTGTATAATAACATAAAAAATTCCCTTTTGGCATCTGCATATCTATAGCTTGTCAAGAGCTGAATGTAAAAATAAATTGAATATAGCTATACTAAAGCATATTTTATTAAAATAAACACTTTGTATAATACGCCGTGTGTAGTGACTAGTGAGTAAGGTCTGACCTGTGCATTCTGCTGGACCTTGTTCCCAGTGAGGATGACCTGTTGAGGCTGGATGATGACTCCTGTCTGCTGGGGGAGTCCTCCCTGGAGAGGAGCCAGTACCTGTGGGGGAGGGGTACAGCAACATGGTATTACACCCCACACAGTAATGACCATTTGAATCCACCATTCAGTTTTCAATGGCACTTGTTGAATTGAAAACTGAATGAACCCCAACTCAGATCTACCACAGCTCTGACACAGGACCAAGGGTTCTGGCCCTGGTTAGTGAGCAAGCGGCCTCAGAAAATACTATTAACTGCATGATGTTGTTTAACTGTGAGTACCTGCACCAGGGGTCTAACTCCAGGGAGCCTATACCTGCATCAGGAGGCCTATACCTGCATCAGGGGGTCTATACCTGCACCAGTGGGCCTATACCTGCACCAGGAGGTCTAAATCCAGGAAGCCTATACCTGCATCAGGAGGCCTCCACCTGCATCAGGAGACCTATACCTGTACCAGGGGGTCTAACTCCAGGGAACCTCCACCTGCACCTGGAggcctccacctgcaccaggcgGCTCAAACTTTTACAAACACTGGGAGGACAGTGATAGGACCTACCTGTGTGATGGGGCGTACCTGCTGTATGACGGGGGCCTGCCCACCGCCAGGCTGCATCTGAGGAAGGACCTGCTGCTGAAGGACCATCTGCTGCTGAGGCTGGATAATGTACTGGGTCCCGTTAGCCGCACGCAGCACCTGGAGGATCTGACCTGGGGTCAGGGACAGGGTAGAGGTGCGGTTTAGCTATGAAGAGTATGTTCAGGATCTGACCCgagatcagaggagagagagagagatggagaccaGAGCCCCCAAGACCCAGACCCAACCTCGTGAGACTAAACCCAAGACCCAGAGTAGCGAAACCATGACCAGATCAAGAACATTTTGAATGTTGAGAAACAAGTATATTAACAAGTCTGAAAAATTGTTTGTCATTCCTAAATGTTGTGGGGAGTATAAGTTGTACACACCGTCCACTGTTTTAAGATACATATTCTGGGGCAAATTGCCGCCTGACGTGCATCACCCGGGAAGGACAGAAGAAATTCAGGgcagaacaaaaaacaaaacaaattggtATTTGGTGAGGTAATCTTTCTGCATTTTATAATCAATCAATATGTACTGTTGTAATATATTATGAAGACTGGAGCTGGTGGGATGTTAAATGCTATACCTTGGCTAGTGATGAGTTGTTGGTAGGGACTGATTCCTGTTGGTAAGGCCAAGGTTGCTGCTGTGGATGCTGCATTCTAGAGGTCAGACAGAGAAAACACATCACAAACCAGGCAGATACCAGGAGAGATGGGTACCCCTAGTcacgcaggaacacacacacacacacacacacacacacacacacacacacacacacacacacacacacacacacacacacacacacacacacacacacacacacacacacacacacacacacacacacagagagaggttaTTTGAGATGGAGTCTGCTCAGATTTAAACGCCTGGAGAAGCTTTTAAAATGTAACCTAGCAATTTGCTATAATAATCCTATATTCTGTACAGAAGACAGGTGTCAGTTGAGAAGACAACACCAGATGGTGGGTGGGGGAGAGGTTGGAGAGGAAACAGGGAAGAAAATAGAGACAACTTCCTATTTAGtctgaaaaacacacacagagtgagagagagagacacagagagagagagagacacagagagagagagagagacagagagacagagagagacacagagagacacagagagagagagagagacacagagagaagagagacacagagagagagagagacacagggagaggagaggaggacagagagacatagagcgaccagagaggacacagagagagagagaggcacagatgagatagagagagagacacagagagagagagagagagagaggcagagagagacacagaggagacAGCGAGACACGAGAGAAGAGAGAcaccagaggaggagagagaaacagagaggagaggaacagagatgagaggagagaaacagagagggagaggaacagagagaagagagagaggagagaggaagaggacaggagagacacagagagacagagaggtaccacagagagagagagagagacacagagagcgagaggagaggagacacgagagagagaaggagacacagaggagagagagagagacacagaggagagagacagagggagagagagagacacagagagggagagagagacacagagagagagagagagacacagagagagagagagagacacagagagagagacacagagatggagagagagagagacacagagagagacacagagacagagagacacagagacaaagagagagagagagacagagagagacacagagagagaaagagagagacacagagaaagagagagagacacagatagagaggagaggggggagggagagaacagacgAGTGCAAAGCTCTTCGAGGTTTATCTGCTCTGTAATCTAGTGTGAAATCCTTAGCTCTCAGTAAACTATTTCCTGCgtggcctctcctcctctctctcttccatctgtCCTCCAGCTGGCCTGGTCGATCATGCTCAGGGCCAGCTCTCACGTTtacactgtgtgtgcgtgtgtggacaGGGgcccatgtgtgtgtttgtgtgtagaggGGTCTGTGGGTCTCAGCTATTCTATAATCCATGTGAGTGAGTTCAAAGGGAAGCCACTCATAATGGTGAGGCTCTCATCATTGACACATGCATTATGTCAGCCGGGGGGAATCTGTCTGCAGTGGTTTCATCGTGGATAACTTTACAGATGCCATTGAAATATGACATCAATGAAAAACTGTCACTCGTAATGTCTTTATAATTGATTTGAATTAATTCTTCAAGGGTCCTATGGTGGGAAACTCTGGTCCTATACCTGTGGTCCAGCTACAGACAAACCCACTACTCCACTCACCATCCCTGTTGCACTCATATGCTGCAGAATTTTAGGATCCTGCACAATGACTTGCTGCTGGGGTGCTGTGGAGAGAAATTATACAAATGTATTCAGTATTTATTACATTTTCTCAGTAATTATACATTTATGATACAGCTCCTTATAAATGCTGCTTTGgaacaaactgtgtgtgtgtgtgtaataatcaTGTATAATATTACCGCTGGTGACAGTAGGCCGGGTCGATTGCCAGCTTGTCACTGTGAATGAGAAAGGATTCTCTTTTCAATGCCTTCATTGTTGTTGTTCAATCATATAGTTTGCAGATATGATAGCCATTTTAAGTAGTTATTGAAATGGATTTTGGGCAACCTTAAAGGACCTGTTGTACCTGGGTTAATGGACACAACATTTTATAAAATACATTGTGAGTATGGGAAGTGCTATAGAAGGTCCTATAAATGAGAAAGAGTGTGGACAGAGTTAGCCGGCAGGGCAGGGGCTAAGGCAGGTGGCTTTAAATGGGCTAAGGTAGGTGGCTTTAAATGGGCTAAGGTAGGAGGCTTTAAATGGGCTAAGGTAGGTGGCTTTAAATGGGCTAAGGCAGGTGGCTTTAAATGGGCTAAGGTAGGTGGCTTTAAATGGGCTAAGGTAGGTGGTTTTAAATGGGCTAAAGTAGGTGGCTTTAAAGGGGTGTAGGTAGGTGGTTTTAAATGGGCTAAGGTAGGTGGTTTTAAATGGGCTAAGGTAGGTGGCTTTAAATGGGCTAAGGTAGGTGGCTTTAAATGGGTTAAGGTAGGTGGTTTTAAATGGGCTAAAGTAGGTGGCTTTAAAGGGGTGTAGGTAGGTGGCTTTAAAGGGGTGTAGGTAGGTGTCTTTAAAGGGGTGTAGGTAGGTGGCTTTAAAGGGGTGTAGGTAGGTGGCTTTAAAGGGATGTAGGTAGGTGGTTTTAAATGGGCTAAGGTAGGTGGCTTTAAAGAGGTGTAGTAGATAGGTGGCTTTAAAGGGGTGTAGTAGATAGGTGGCTTTAAAGGGGTGTAGTAGATAGGTGGCTTTAAAGGGGTGTAGTGGGTAGGTGGCTTTAAAGGGGTGTAGTAGATAGGTGGCTTTAAAGGGGTGTAGTGGGTAGGTGGCTTTAAAGGGGTGTAGGTAGGTGTGTCAGGGAACTGTGGGTttttgtatagtgcttttcatgacCGAAGATTCTTATACACAGGAGGTAGAGCCAGTAGGGATGAAATAGGATGATCAGAGGTGTTAAAGGCTTCATTCGTACTACAACGGTGGACTTTGCTCGTCCGCCTGCCGCtaaactctagcaggcttgtaactatGCAACCGGACTCTTCATTGaaacaatgctgaaacatcaatccatgggtgAGTCTATTGAAATGAATgaaaaattatattgtaaattccaGCAGGCGATGGGGTGATATAGACTCTTAGAAGTACACATCTTTATTTTattaaacttcttagggctagggggcagtattttcacggccagataaaaaacatacccgatttaaactggttactactcttttccagaaacaagaatatgcatataatttgtagatttggatagaaaacactctaaagtttataaaactgtttgaatggtgtctgtgagtataacagaactcatatggcaggccaaaacctgagaagattccataaaggaagtgccctctctgaccatttattgtgcttctgtggcatctctgtcgaaaatacagcatctctgctgtaacgtgacaatttctaaggctcccataggctctctgaaggtgccagaaagtggaatgagatctctgctgtctctgggctaggtacaggagcgctgtttgtgagtggtcaggctggtggctcagagacaggagatgcgcggccctgagaagtggccatgtttttctttcagcctttgaacgaaaacaacgtcgcccagttggaatattatcgctatttcacgagaaaaatcgcataaaaatgtattttaaacagcgtttgacatgcttctaagtacggtaatggaatattttgaaatcttttgtcacgacatgcgtccgcgcgtcgcccttcggatagggacctgaacgcacgaacaaaacggaggatatttgaacataactatggattattttgaaccaaaacaacatttgtggttgaagtagaagtcctgggagtgcattctgatgaagaacagcaaaggtaatccaatttttctactagtaattctgagtttactgagcctcgATGTTGGCGAGTGTCTgtttagctagccatgatggccgggctatctactcagaatattgcaaaatgtgcatttgccgaaaagctattttaaaatctgacatatcgattgcataaaggagttctgtatctataattctttaaataattgctgtgtattttgtaaacgtttatcaagagtaatttagtaaattcaccggaagttttcggtgtgtatgctagttctgaacgtcacatgctaatgtaaaaagctggtttttgatataaatatgaacttgattgaacaaagcatgcatgtattgtataacataatgtcctaggagtgtcatctgatgaagatcatcaaaggttagtgctgcatttagctgtggttttggtttttgtgacatatatgctagcttgaaaaatggctgtgtgattatttctggctgggtactctcctaacataatctaatgttttggtttcgctgtaaagcctttttgaaatcggacaatgtggttagattaacgagagtcttgtctttaaaatggtgtaaaatagtcatatgtttgagaaattgaagtttttgtatttcgcgccactcgattccactggctgttgactaggtgggacgtacccgagagaggttaattaTCGTTAATGCCGTCTTCGGTGTGCTTATCAATGATTATCAATTATTGTATTAAGTCATACAAACCTTACCGTGTGTGAAGCTCAAAACGCATTTCTCATTACTATTTTAACGTGACTATttaaacacaaaaacacatctgactaataaaatatttaaaaatcaGTCGTCTTCTTCAAATGAAGGAGATGATGACGCAATCTTTGCaagagggagggaatctgatttcatCGGTCCTCAACCGGTGgctcagtcatttcattcagggTAAGGGGCTTAAAAGCTTACCTGGCttaaaaggtgagccactttcatTTGAACGGTTATCCCaagttgaactcagagttgaccaaagttacctttctaactcctcaaacctgcttGGTAAAATACCCCCCGCCAAATCCTAGTATTAAAAGCATAATCAATTGAGAATCTCCATTAGACATATATTTTTTgtctaggactaggcttaatctatgtctgggaaaccagcccattatggctgcgtttagacaggcagcccaattctgatctttttcccactaattggtcttttgaacaatcagatcagctctgaaaaagatctgatttATCAAAATACAAATTAGTGAAAAGTAAAATAATTGgactgcctgtctaaacacaTCAAATGTAGCCTACCGGGAACAACAGAGGTGGTGTGTCAGGGCCAATGCCTGGGACTCACCTTGCTGCTGTGGGGGCAGGAGGACCTGCTGTGTCTGGGCTTGCTGGGTGGCCTGCTGGGCCTGTTGTGCCTGCTGCTGGGCTGCTGCCTGGAGGGCCGCCTGCTCCTCTGTGTTGAAGCCCTCCACTGCCTTACTCTGCATTAGCTTGTTCTCCCACAGctaaaggagaggggaggagagggaactTTAAAATGGAGGGTAGACTGTTGACCACCATTTTGACATTTGTATTGTCTAttctacttttttttaaactacagGGAGAGAGGTTATCATAGTGGAAACTACATCAGATGGGAGCTACAAAAGGGAAGCTAACACTAGCGCAGACAAGAGAGAACAACATTCTAGAATGGAATGTTACTAGAAGGAAGAGTTCTGTGTTCTGTACCGTTTTGAGTTCCATGAGGACCTGCTCGTCCACCCCCTCATCCAGGAAGAGCTCCCGGACCTCGTTGATAACATCTTCAATCACAGACCTGTACAGTTTAGGCTGAGAAAACAGAGTACTGTTAGAAGTGCTCTAatgtatattataaactgggtggtttgagccctgaatgcacgggtatgataaaaacatcacactatatacagtgcacttggaaagtattcagaccctttgactttttccacatgtttacgttacagccttattctaaaattgatgaaataaatgtaaaaatatatcatcaacccacacacaataccctataatgacaaagcgaaaacaagtttagatttttttgcagaaatatcttatttatataagtattcacaccctttgctatgagacttgaaattgagctcaggtgcatccaatcaagttgtagatgttcctacaacttgattggtggccacctgtggtaaattcaattgatcggacatgatttgaaaagtcacacacctgtctatataaaggtcccacagttgacagtgcatgtcagagcaaaaaccaagccatgaggtcaaaggaattgtccgtagagctccgagacaggattgtgtcgagaccccgatctggggaagggtaccaaaacatttctgcagcattggaggtccccaagaacacagtggccgcatcactcttaaatggaagaagtttggaaccaccaagacttttcctagagctggccacctggacaaattgagcaatcaggggagaaaggccttggtcagaggtgaccaagaacctgatggtcactgacagagctccagagttcctctgtggagatgggagaaccttccagaaggtcaaccatctctacagcactccaccaatcaggcctttctggTCGAGTGACCCcttggaagccactcctcagtaaaaggcacatgacagtccgcttggagtttgccaaaaggcacctaaaaactctcagatcatgagaaacaagattctctggtctgatgaaaccaagatttaactttttggcctgaatgccaagcgtcacatctggaggaaacctggcaccatccctacggtgaagcacggtggtggcagcatcatgctgtggggatgtttttcagaggcagggactgggaaactagtcagcatcgagggaaagatgaacagagcaaagtacagagagaaccttgatgaaaacatgctccacagcgcttaggacctcagactgggggcgaaggttcatcttccaacaggacaacgaccctaaacacacagtcaagacaacgcaggagtggcttagggacaagactctgaatgtccttgagtggcccagccagagcccggacttgaacccaatcagacatctctggagacctgaaaatagctatgcagcgaccctccccatccaacctgacagagcttgagaggatctgcagagaatgggagaaactccccaaatacaggtgtgccaagcttgcagtgtcatacccaagaaggcttgaggctgtaatcgctgccaaaggtgcttcaacaaagtactgagtaaagggtctgaatacttatgtaaatgtgatatgtttttaaaaacctatttttggtttgtcattacaGGGGTATTGTGTGGAAATTGATGAAGAAATCAATTTATtttatccatttcagaataaggctgtaacgtaacaaaatgtggaaaaagggaagggggtctgaatactttctgaatgcactgtttacaaaagcatgtggacatcCCTTAAAATTAGTCgatttggctatttcaaccacaccagttgcatacaatcgagcacacagccatgcaatctccatagacaaatattggcagtagaatggccttattgaagagctcagtgactttcaatgtggtaccatcataggatgcaacctttctaacaagtcagtttgtcaaatttctgccctgcctgAGCTGCTACGGTCAActggaagtgctgttattgtgaagtggaaacatctaggagcaacaacggctcaaccgcgagctggtaggccacacaagctcacagaatgggaccactgagtgctgaagagTGTAAAAATGGTatgtcctcgattgcaacactcaaTACCAGTTCcaaaattgcctctggaagcaacgtcagcacaagaactgttcatcatgtgatgtactttttactgttctactcaccttggtgaccagtttataatagcagtaaggcacctcaggggtttgtagtatatggccaatataccacagctaagggctgtatccaggcactcagagttgcgtcgtgcataagaacagcccttagccgtggtatattggccataataTACCATCAACGGCATATTATTGCCTAATGTTAGCTGGGTGCTGCATTATTTAACATTAACTGCATTATTGCTTGGTGACAACTGGTGACAACTGAAATGTGCCATTCAACTAAATGTGCCATTCTTAACTATCTTAAATCAGTTAGAAACTATTAAATTATGCAAGTAAAACGTTTTAGCAGCCCCCCCACACAGCAAAGAGAAACGTTGTAAAGTTATTTTCCTGCAATTATGCACATTTAGCCAAGGGGAGTAGAGAacatgttgccgttttaaagcaagaATGCTGCTGCAATTCTATACGTTTTACAATGGGGAGGAGAGAAGATTTAGCCAttttataactaatttcatgcCATACGGCAAagataaaatgtgcagttgtacagctaatttcctgcaattctacacatgttTCCATAGGATGGaggcaaatgtttgcagttttaatTATGACAACTGATGATCAAATGGGCCCCACCCCAGTTGGTAATTCGACCATGCTTCCAAGTTTAGATACCTGGCCGCTAGACTAATTTTCCGATCTAACTTGGGGTGattgagtgactgctgatgcacaaccaacaTTTCAAAATTGCATCTTGTTTATTCtaactcaacagtaagttgagaccccgactgattAATTTAGATGTTTTATTGGGCCGCCCGGCAGTTACCCATCCCTGGCCTACTTACGTTAGATCATCGAAAGACAAGCCCGCAAATGTGCATACGGGAGCTTTCACACCATAAACAACACATCAATCGGCATTTATGGTATACTCAAAACGTAAACAACCGAAAGACAATGATCAGTTGGAGCTAGTTA of Salmo trutta chromosome 1, fSalTru1.1, whole genome shotgun sequence contains these proteins:
- the LOC115158135 gene encoding transcription initiation factor IIA subunit 1 isoform X4 produces the protein MASSANSNQVPKLYRSVIEDVINEVRELFLDEGVDEQVLMELKTLWENKLMQSKAVEGFNTEEQAALQAAAQQQAQQAQQATQQAQTQQVLLPPQQQVTSWQSTRPTVTSAPQQQVIVQDPKILQHMSATGMNAASTAATLALPTGISPYQQLITSQGQILQVLRAANGTQYIIQPQQQMVLQQQVLPQMQPGGGQAPVIQQVLAPLQGGLPQQTGVIIQPQQVILTGNKVQQNAQVMQMTGQPGQVQQIQQQVQQVQQVQGGAAPGGPQQQQQPAMMLQVDGAGDTSSEEEDEEEEYDEEEDEEKEKDGEDGQVEEEPLNSEDDVSDEEDQELFDTENVVVCQYDKIHRSKNKWKFHLKDGIMNLNGRDYVFSKAIGDAEW
- the LOC115158135 gene encoding transcription initiation factor IIA subunit 1 isoform X3; this translates as MASSANSNQVPKLYRSVIEDVINEVRELFLDEGVDEQVLMELKTLWENKLMQSKAVEGFNTEEQAALQAAAQQQAQQAQQATQQAQTQQVLLPPQQQVTSWQSTRPTVTSAPQQQVIVQDPKILQHMSATGMNAASTAATLALPTGISPYQQLITSQGQILQVLRAANGTQYIIQPQQQMVLQQQVLPQMQPGGGQAPVIQQVRPITQVLAPLQGGLPQQTGVIIQPQQVILTGNKVQQNAQVMQMTGQPGQVQQIQQQVQQVQQVQGGAAPGGPQQQQQPAMMLQVDGAGDTSSEEEDEEEEYDEEEDEEKEKDGEDGQVEEEPLNSEDDVSDEEDQELFDTENVVVCQYDKIHRSKNKWKFHLKDGIMNLNGRDYVFSKAIGDAEW
- the LOC115158135 gene encoding transcription initiation factor IIA subunit 1 isoform X2, with protein sequence MASSANSNQVPKLYRSVIEDVINEVRELFLDEGVDEQVLMELKTLWENKLMQSKAVEGFNTEEQAALQAAAQQQAQQAQQATQQAQTQQVLLPPQQQVTSWQSTRPTVTSAPQQQVIVQDPKILQHMSATGMNAASTAATLALPTGISPYQQLITSQGGNLPQNMYLKTVDGQILQVLRAANGTQYIIQPQQQMVLQQQVLPQMQPGGGQAPVIQQVLAPLQGGLPQQTGVIIQPQQVILTGNKVQQNAQVMQMTGQPGQVQQIQQQVQQVQQVQGGAAPGGPQQQQQPAMMLQVDGAGDTSSEEEDEEEEYDEEEDEEKEKDGEDGQVEEEPLNSEDDVSDEEDQELFDTENVVVCQYDKIHRSKNKWKFHLKDGIMNLNGRDYVFSKAIGDAEW
- the LOC115158135 gene encoding transcription initiation factor IIA subunit 1 isoform X1, yielding MASSANSNQVPKLYRSVIEDVINEVRELFLDEGVDEQVLMELKTLWENKLMQSKAVEGFNTEEQAALQAAAQQQAQQAQQATQQAQTQQVLLPPQQQVTSWQSTRPTVTSAPQQQVIVQDPKILQHMSATGMNAASTAATLALPTGISPYQQLITSQGGNLPQNMYLKTVDGQILQVLRAANGTQYIIQPQQQMVLQQQVLPQMQPGGGQAPVIQQVRPITQVLAPLQGGLPQQTGVIIQPQQVILTGNKVQQNAQVMQMTGQPGQVQQIQQQVQQVQQVQGGAAPGGPQQQQQPAMMLQVDGAGDTSSEEEDEEEEYDEEEDEEKEKDGEDGQVEEEPLNSEDDVSDEEDQELFDTENVVVCQYDKIHRSKNKWKFHLKDGIMNLNGRDYVFSKAIGDAEW
- the LOC115158135 gene encoding transcription initiation factor IIA subunit 1 isoform X5; translation: MELKTLWENKLMQSKAVEGFNTEEQAALQAAAQQQAQQAQQATQQAQTQQVLLPPQQQVTSWQSTRPTVTSAPQQQVIVQDPKILQHMSATGMNAASTAATLALPTGISPYQQLITSQGGNLPQNMYLKTVDGQILQVLRAANGTQYIIQPQQQMVLQQQVLPQMQPGGGQAPVIQQVRPITQVLAPLQGGLPQQTGVIIQPQQVILTGNKVQQNAQVMQMTGQPGQVQQIQQQVQQVQQVQGGAAPGGPQQQQQPAMMLQVDGAGDTSSEEEDEEEEYDEEEDEEKEKDGEDGQVEEEPLNSEDDVSDEEDQELFDTENVVVCQYDKIHRSKNKWKFHLKDGIMNLNGRDYVFSKAIGDAEW